From the Nitrospinota bacterium genome, the window TTTTAGGCTGAGGATTGTTTCTCATCGCGGCTCCTTATATAGGGAGTGACGGCGGATGTAGTGCTCGACCGACTCTGGAACCAGGTAGCGGATGGAGCGCCCAGCCCCCACCCGCTCGCGGATGTCCGTGGAAGATATATCGAGATGGACTATGGGGACGAGGTAGATCAACTTCTCCGAAGTTGCAGCTTGAAGAGTCTCAGCCCCGTATGCCTCATCAAAACCAGAGACAAATTTAAGGTTAGGATGCCTGGAAGTGATTTTTTTTTCTAAGTTGTGGAGGAGGCCCTGGGGTGGGTAGCCAGGCCTGCTGGTCACCACGAAGTGAGCCAACTTAAAAAGACCCTCCACATCTTTCCATGAGTGAATCTCCATAAACGCATCGGTGCCTATAATGAAATATAGCTCCACCGGGGTCTCCGTTTTCCTCTTCAGCTCCCGCATGGTATC encodes:
- a CDS encoding nicotinate-nucleotide adenylyltransferase, translated to MTVPREPVRLGVLGGTFDPIHMGHLRSAEELRERFGLSEVLFVPAARPPHKEATQLIDPAHRLRMTEAATADNDAFTVSSVEIERPGPSYTVDTMRELKRKTETPVELYFIIGTDAFMEIHSWKDVEGLFKLAHFVVTSRPGYPPQGLLHNLEKKITSRHPNLKFVSGFDEAYGAETLQAATSEKLIYLVPIVHLDISSTDIRERVGAGRSIRYLVPESVEHYIRRHSLYKEPR